A stretch of the Malus sylvestris chromosome 10, drMalSylv7.2, whole genome shotgun sequence genome encodes the following:
- the LOC126584647 gene encoding aminopeptidase M1-like isoform X1, with translation MIILLLTEQRSNYRDTKAEMEQFKGQPRLPKFAVPKRYSIRLKPDLIACKFAGSVSIDLDIVSDTRFIALNAAELSVDAASVSFTHSSKVFKPSKVEIFDEDGVLVLEFGETLPIGLGVLAIGFEGILNDKMKGFFRSTYEHNSEKKNMAVTQFEPVDARRCFPCWDEPAWKATFKIILDDIPSELVALSNMPVGEEKVDGHMKTVTYQESPIMSTYLVAIVVGLFDYIEDHTSDGVIVRVYCPVGKADQGKFALDLAVRTLEFYKDYFSVPYSLPKLDMVAIPDFLGAMENYGLVTYQESALLFDEQNSAAANKQMVSTAVTHELAHQWFGNLVTMEWWTHLWLNEGFATWVSYLATDSLFPEWKVWTQFVDESARGLKLDGLEESHPIEVEINHAAEVDEIFDSISYRKGASIIRMLQSYLGAECFQKSLASYIRKHASSNTFTEDLWAALEEISGEPVNKLMNSWTQQMGYPVISVKVKDQKLQFDQTQFYSSGSQGDGQWIVPITLCCGSYDVHKRFLLRNKSESLDIKEFLGCSLAEKGCRSANNKNNALCSWIKVNLDQTGFYRVIYSDELLAALRNVIEKKDLSATDRYGILDDSFALSMARQQSFASLLTLLDAYREELDYTVLSNLIAICYKLARIAADAVPELLNLIKQSFISLFQYSAEKLGWEPKPGESHLDSMLRGEILTALAVFGHDPTINEASRRFREFLDNRNTPVLPPDIRKAVYVAVMQRVSMSNRWGYESLLRVYREADLSEEKNRIIKSLASCPDPSIVLEVLNLLLSSEVRLQDAARGLSSVSSEGRETALTWLKDNWEHISKTCGSGFLIASFVSAVVSPLASFEKVKEVDEFFKVHPTPSITRTLKQSIERVQINAKWVQSVQGETDLADVLNELAYRKD, from the exons ATGATCATTCTACTTCTTACAGAACAGAGGAGCAACTATCGTGACACGAAGGCGGAGATGGAGCAGTTCAAAGGCCAACCGCGGCTTCCGAAATTCGCCGTGCCAAAGCGATACTCCATACGTCTGAAACCCGACCTCATCGCTTGCAAATTCGCCGGCTCCGTCTCCATCGACCTCGATATCGTCTCCGATACTCGATTCATCGCCCTCAACGCTGCCGAGCTCTCCGTCGATGCCGCTTCTGTCTCTTTCACTCACTCTTCCAAG GTCTTTAAGCCTTCAAAAGTTGAGATATTCGACGAAGacggggttttggttttggagttTGGAGAGACACTTCCGATTGGTTTGGGAGTTTTGGCTATTGGGTTTGAAGGTATTTTGAATGACAAGATGAAGGGATTTTTTAGAAG TACATACGAGCATAACAGTGAGAAGAAAAATATGGCAGTTACGCAGTTTGAACCAGTTGATGCCAGGCGGTGCTTTCCATGTTGGGATGAACCTGCTTGGAAG GCTACATTCAAGATTATATTGGATGATATTCCGTCCGAATTAGTAGCTCTTTCCAACATGCCGGTTGGAGAAGAAAAAGTGGATGGACATATGAAGACAGTTACATATCAAGAATCTCCAATCATGTCTACATATTTGGTGGCCATAGTTGTTGGGTTGTTTGATTATATTGAAGATCATACTTCTGATG GGGTCATAGTGCGGGTATATTGTCCTGTTGGCAAGGCAGACCAAGGGAAGTTTGCTTTGGACCTTGCTGTCAGGACTCTTGAATTTTACAAAGA TTATTTTTCTGTGCCGTACTCTTTGCCCAAATTGGATATGGTTGCAATTCCTGATTTTCTTGGGGCCATGGAGAATTATGGTTTAGTTACGTACCAAGAATCAGCTTTGCTCTTTGATGAACAAAATTCTGCAGCTGCCAACAAGCAAATG GTTTCAACTGCTGTGACACATGAATTGGCGCACCAGTGGTTTGGCAATCTTGTAACAATGGAATGGTGGACACACTTATGGCTGAACGAGGGATTTGCAACATGG GTGAGCTATTTAGCTACTGATAGCTTGTTCCCAGAGTGGAAAGTATGGACTCAGTTTGTTGATGAAAGTGCTAGGGGTCTTAAGCTGGATGGGCTTGAAGAATCTCACCCCATCGAG GTAGAGATCAATCATGCTGCTGAGGTTGATGAAATATTTGATTCAATAAGTTATAGAAAAGGAGCTTCTATTATTCGGATGCTACAAAGCTATCTTGGTGCGGAATGCTTCCAG AAGTCACTTGCTTCATACATAAGAAAGCATGCTTCCTCAAATACTTTCACAGAAGATTTATGGGCTGCCCTTGAGGAGATATCTGGTGAACCTGTGAACAAGCTAATGAATTCATGGACTCAGCAAATGGGTTACCCTGTTATTTCTGTCAAAGTGAAAGATCAGAAATTGCAATTTGACCAG ACACAATTCTACTCGAGTGGTTCCCAAGGTGATGGGCAATGGATTGTGCCAATAACATTATGCTGTGGCTCATATGATGTGCACAAGAGATTCCTACTACGAAACAAGTCTGAAAGTCTCGACATAAAAGAATTTCTGGGCTGCTCCCTAGCGGAGAAGGGATGTAGAAGTGCAAACAATAAAAACAATGCCTTATGCAGTTGGATCAAAGTCAACTTGGATCAGACTGGTTTTTACAGGGTGATATATTCAGATGAACTTTTAGCTGCACTTAGAAATGTTATAGAAAAGAAAGACTTGTCTGCAACTGACAGATACG GAATCTTGGATGATTCATTTGCCCTTTCTATGGCTCGCCAGCAGTCTTTTGCTTCATTGCTTACGTTGTTGGATGCTTACAGAGAGGAACTTGACTATACagtgctgtcaaatttgattgCC ATATGTTATAAGCTGGCAAGAATTGCAGCTGATGCTGTACCCGAGCTACTGAATCTCATAAAACAATCGTTTATTAGCCTTTTCCAGTACTCTGCAGA AAAGCTTGGTTGGGAGCCTAAACCTGGTGAGAGCCATTTAGATTCAATGCTAAGAGGAGAAATTTTAACTGCCCTTGCTGTGTTTGGACATGACCCAACAATTAATGAAGCAAGTAGGCGTTTTCGTGAATTCTTAGATAACCGAAATACGCCAGTCCTTCCTCCCGACATAAGAAAG GCAGTGTATGTGGCGGTAATGCAAAGAGTAAGCATGTCTAACAGATGGGGCTACGAATCTCTTCTTAGAGTTTACAGAGAGGCTGATCTAAGCGAGGAGAAAAACCGCATTATAA AATCATTAGCATCTTGTCCAGATCCGAGCATAGTACTGGAAGTTCTCAACCTTTTATTGTCTTCTGAG GTCCGCCTTCAGGATGCTGCCCGTGGGCTATCTTCTGTTAGTAGTGAAGGACGGGAAACAGCTTTGACGTGGCTGAAG GATAACTGGGAGCACATCTCCAAGACCTGCGGTTCTGGATTTTTAATTGCTAGCTTTGTCAGTGCAGTTGTTTCACCG TTGGCTTCATTTGAAAAGGTTAAGGAAGTAGATGAGTTCTTTAAGGTTCATCCCACCCCCTCAATAACCAGAACCTTGAAGCAGAGCATTGAGCGTGTGCAGATTAACGCCAAGTGGGTTCAGAGTGTTCAGGGTGAGACAGATCTTGCCGATGTTTTGAACGAGTTGGCATACAGGAAAGACTAG
- the LOC126584647 gene encoding aminopeptidase M1-like isoform X2 — protein MIILLLTEQRSNYRDTKAEMEQFKGQPRLPKFAVPKRYSIRLKPDLIACKFAGSVSIDLDIVSDTRFIALNAAELSVDAASVSFTHSSKVFKPSKVEIFDEDGVLVLEFGETLPIGLGVLAIGFEGILNDKMKGFFRSTYEHNSEKKNMAVTQFEPVDARRCFPCWDEPAWKATFKIILDDIPSELVALSNMPVGEEKVDGHMKTVTYQESPIMSTYLVAIVVGLFDYIEDHTSDGVIVRVYCPVGKADQGKFALDLAVRTLEFYKDYFSVPYSLPKLDMVAIPDFLGAMENYGLVTYQESALLFDEQNSAAANKQMVSTAVTHELAHQWFGNLVTMEWWTHLWLNEGFATWVSYLATDSLFPEWKVWTQFVDESARGLKLDGLEESHPIEVEINHAAEVDEIFDSISYRKGASIIRMLQSYLGAECFQSLASYIRKHASSNTFTEDLWAALEEISGEPVNKLMNSWTQQMGYPVISVKVKDQKLQFDQTQFYSSGSQGDGQWIVPITLCCGSYDVHKRFLLRNKSESLDIKEFLGCSLAEKGCRSANNKNNALCSWIKVNLDQTGFYRVIYSDELLAALRNVIEKKDLSATDRYGILDDSFALSMARQQSFASLLTLLDAYREELDYTVLSNLIAICYKLARIAADAVPELLNLIKQSFISLFQYSAEKLGWEPKPGESHLDSMLRGEILTALAVFGHDPTINEASRRFREFLDNRNTPVLPPDIRKAVYVAVMQRVSMSNRWGYESLLRVYREADLSEEKNRIIKSLASCPDPSIVLEVLNLLLSSEVRLQDAARGLSSVSSEGRETALTWLKDNWEHISKTCGSGFLIASFVSAVVSPLASFEKVKEVDEFFKVHPTPSITRTLKQSIERVQINAKWVQSVQGETDLADVLNELAYRKD, from the exons ATGATCATTCTACTTCTTACAGAACAGAGGAGCAACTATCGTGACACGAAGGCGGAGATGGAGCAGTTCAAAGGCCAACCGCGGCTTCCGAAATTCGCCGTGCCAAAGCGATACTCCATACGTCTGAAACCCGACCTCATCGCTTGCAAATTCGCCGGCTCCGTCTCCATCGACCTCGATATCGTCTCCGATACTCGATTCATCGCCCTCAACGCTGCCGAGCTCTCCGTCGATGCCGCTTCTGTCTCTTTCACTCACTCTTCCAAG GTCTTTAAGCCTTCAAAAGTTGAGATATTCGACGAAGacggggttttggttttggagttTGGAGAGACACTTCCGATTGGTTTGGGAGTTTTGGCTATTGGGTTTGAAGGTATTTTGAATGACAAGATGAAGGGATTTTTTAGAAG TACATACGAGCATAACAGTGAGAAGAAAAATATGGCAGTTACGCAGTTTGAACCAGTTGATGCCAGGCGGTGCTTTCCATGTTGGGATGAACCTGCTTGGAAG GCTACATTCAAGATTATATTGGATGATATTCCGTCCGAATTAGTAGCTCTTTCCAACATGCCGGTTGGAGAAGAAAAAGTGGATGGACATATGAAGACAGTTACATATCAAGAATCTCCAATCATGTCTACATATTTGGTGGCCATAGTTGTTGGGTTGTTTGATTATATTGAAGATCATACTTCTGATG GGGTCATAGTGCGGGTATATTGTCCTGTTGGCAAGGCAGACCAAGGGAAGTTTGCTTTGGACCTTGCTGTCAGGACTCTTGAATTTTACAAAGA TTATTTTTCTGTGCCGTACTCTTTGCCCAAATTGGATATGGTTGCAATTCCTGATTTTCTTGGGGCCATGGAGAATTATGGTTTAGTTACGTACCAAGAATCAGCTTTGCTCTTTGATGAACAAAATTCTGCAGCTGCCAACAAGCAAATG GTTTCAACTGCTGTGACACATGAATTGGCGCACCAGTGGTTTGGCAATCTTGTAACAATGGAATGGTGGACACACTTATGGCTGAACGAGGGATTTGCAACATGG GTGAGCTATTTAGCTACTGATAGCTTGTTCCCAGAGTGGAAAGTATGGACTCAGTTTGTTGATGAAAGTGCTAGGGGTCTTAAGCTGGATGGGCTTGAAGAATCTCACCCCATCGAG GTAGAGATCAATCATGCTGCTGAGGTTGATGAAATATTTGATTCAATAAGTTATAGAAAAGGAGCTTCTATTATTCGGATGCTACAAAGCTATCTTGGTGCGGAATGCTTCCAG TCACTTGCTTCATACATAAGAAAGCATGCTTCCTCAAATACTTTCACAGAAGATTTATGGGCTGCCCTTGAGGAGATATCTGGTGAACCTGTGAACAAGCTAATGAATTCATGGACTCAGCAAATGGGTTACCCTGTTATTTCTGTCAAAGTGAAAGATCAGAAATTGCAATTTGACCAG ACACAATTCTACTCGAGTGGTTCCCAAGGTGATGGGCAATGGATTGTGCCAATAACATTATGCTGTGGCTCATATGATGTGCACAAGAGATTCCTACTACGAAACAAGTCTGAAAGTCTCGACATAAAAGAATTTCTGGGCTGCTCCCTAGCGGAGAAGGGATGTAGAAGTGCAAACAATAAAAACAATGCCTTATGCAGTTGGATCAAAGTCAACTTGGATCAGACTGGTTTTTACAGGGTGATATATTCAGATGAACTTTTAGCTGCACTTAGAAATGTTATAGAAAAGAAAGACTTGTCTGCAACTGACAGATACG GAATCTTGGATGATTCATTTGCCCTTTCTATGGCTCGCCAGCAGTCTTTTGCTTCATTGCTTACGTTGTTGGATGCTTACAGAGAGGAACTTGACTATACagtgctgtcaaatttgattgCC ATATGTTATAAGCTGGCAAGAATTGCAGCTGATGCTGTACCCGAGCTACTGAATCTCATAAAACAATCGTTTATTAGCCTTTTCCAGTACTCTGCAGA AAAGCTTGGTTGGGAGCCTAAACCTGGTGAGAGCCATTTAGATTCAATGCTAAGAGGAGAAATTTTAACTGCCCTTGCTGTGTTTGGACATGACCCAACAATTAATGAAGCAAGTAGGCGTTTTCGTGAATTCTTAGATAACCGAAATACGCCAGTCCTTCCTCCCGACATAAGAAAG GCAGTGTATGTGGCGGTAATGCAAAGAGTAAGCATGTCTAACAGATGGGGCTACGAATCTCTTCTTAGAGTTTACAGAGAGGCTGATCTAAGCGAGGAGAAAAACCGCATTATAA AATCATTAGCATCTTGTCCAGATCCGAGCATAGTACTGGAAGTTCTCAACCTTTTATTGTCTTCTGAG GTCCGCCTTCAGGATGCTGCCCGTGGGCTATCTTCTGTTAGTAGTGAAGGACGGGAAACAGCTTTGACGTGGCTGAAG GATAACTGGGAGCACATCTCCAAGACCTGCGGTTCTGGATTTTTAATTGCTAGCTTTGTCAGTGCAGTTGTTTCACCG TTGGCTTCATTTGAAAAGGTTAAGGAAGTAGATGAGTTCTTTAAGGTTCATCCCACCCCCTCAATAACCAGAACCTTGAAGCAGAGCATTGAGCGTGTGCAGATTAACGCCAAGTGGGTTCAGAGTGTTCAGGGTGAGACAGATCTTGCCGATGTTTTGAACGAGTTGGCATACAGGAAAGACTAG